A genomic window from Desulfovibrio gilichinskyi includes:
- a CDS encoding ATP-binding protein yields the protein MTAKQLSPSKLRSKLDPEKIQFADSSEIPITTGTYDPFQPRALQAFRMALAISGSCHNVYLSGESNLGRSYFAREYFELRAAKQPVPPDQLYLYNFADEDKPIAVSLPAGNGKKFKTTLSDAVTLIKEKLPAWFEREPHLKAHERISRTFQDERDDLVSDMEELAKRNGFSLEVDDHDGLTLIPLIEGRILSDEEFERLDQEFKKTLRNSADDLLAEVTTILRQISKTEEGFRKDERKLHQDSAKELLKDIMAPLHKNFNQYEKIKTYLEDVEEELLDNIDLFMAKEAQPIALPTGLHIPDSSPTEDLFSRFDVNLLVDNSTTKGAPVVMADHPTAFNLLGSIDRESEMGALYTDFTLIRAGAIHKANHGYLIMYAEDVLTNPSSWEGLLRALRTGKAKLEDPGDGDQIRTKSLEPEPIPLELTVILIGSEETYEILLYNDERFGKYFKLKAHMQLTAERNAANIRRFVEVLGKVIHDTKLIPFNREALAGLVDYSSRLAEDQKRISLGIPFMKEVMVEASALAVLDGKKIVDRESLNEAIEMRDYRSNLYEDEFMTEYDREVIKVETSGKGVGRANGLSVTMFGDYEFGLPHQISCTVGVGHGGIIDLEREARMGGPIHTKGMMIIKSYLVGLFAQDKPIVLTGSLCFEQSYAGIEGDSASGAELATLLSALSGVPIKFNYAFTGAVSQTGSIMAVGGVNRKIEGFYEVCRRRGFSGEQGVLIPADNVVNLMLRHEIVEAVEQGKFHIYPVKTIEEALSILTGVKIGKISHGRKFPLGSLYRKADDRLAELAEIARRSECKSI from the coding sequence ATGACTGCAAAACAGCTATCACCTTCAAAGCTTAGATCAAAACTGGACCCGGAAAAAATCCAGTTTGCCGACAGCTCAGAAATACCCATTACGACAGGGACATACGATCCTTTTCAGCCTAGAGCATTACAAGCTTTCCGGATGGCTCTCGCTATATCAGGAAGCTGTCATAACGTATATCTTTCAGGTGAATCCAATTTAGGCAGAAGCTATTTCGCCCGCGAATATTTTGAACTGAGAGCCGCCAAGCAGCCTGTTCCTCCAGATCAGCTTTATTTATATAATTTTGCTGATGAGGATAAGCCTATTGCCGTTTCTCTACCCGCAGGCAACGGCAAAAAATTTAAAACAACCTTGTCTGACGCAGTTACACTCATCAAAGAGAAGCTTCCGGCGTGGTTTGAGCGCGAGCCTCATTTGAAAGCTCACGAGCGAATTTCGCGGACATTCCAGGATGAACGTGATGATCTGGTCTCTGACATGGAAGAGCTCGCAAAAAGAAATGGTTTCAGCCTTGAGGTTGACGATCATGACGGGCTGACATTGATCCCGCTCATAGAAGGCCGTATTTTAAGCGATGAAGAATTCGAAAGACTTGATCAGGAGTTTAAAAAAACTCTTCGCAACTCGGCAGATGATCTGCTTGCAGAAGTAACAACTATTCTGCGCCAAATAAGCAAAACCGAGGAAGGATTCCGCAAAGATGAACGTAAACTTCATCAGGACTCTGCAAAAGAGCTGCTAAAAGATATTATGGCTCCGCTGCATAAAAATTTTAACCAGTATGAAAAAATTAAAACATATCTGGAAGATGTTGAAGAAGAACTACTCGACAACATTGACCTTTTCATGGCGAAAGAAGCTCAGCCTATAGCTTTGCCTACAGGGCTGCATATTCCTGACTCTTCGCCGACTGAAGATCTTTTTTCACGCTTTGATGTTAATCTTTTGGTTGATAACAGCACAACGAAGGGAGCCCCTGTCGTTATGGCTGATCATCCGACGGCTTTCAATCTTCTCGGCAGTATTGACCGCGAATCTGAAATGGGTGCTCTGTATACAGATTTCACTCTTATCAGAGCCGGAGCTATTCATAAGGCTAACCACGGTTATCTTATTATGTATGCGGAGGATGTTCTGACAAATCCTTCTTCATGGGAAGGACTGCTTAGAGCATTGCGCACCGGAAAAGCAAAACTGGAAGATCCCGGTGACGGTGATCAGATCCGGACAAAATCACTCGAACCGGAACCTATCCCGCTTGAGTTGACCGTTATTTTAATAGGATCTGAAGAAACTTATGAGATCCTGCTTTATAATGATGAAAGATTTGGAAAATATTTCAAGCTTAAAGCTCACATGCAACTTACTGCAGAGAGAAATGCTGCCAATATCCGCCGCTTTGTTGAAGTACTGGGGAAAGTTATTCATGATACTAAACTTATCCCGTTCAACAGAGAAGCTCTTGCCGGTTTAGTAGACTACTCAAGCAGACTTGCGGAAGATCAGAAAAGAATTTCACTCGGTATCCCGTTCATGAAAGAAGTAATGGTTGAAGCTTCAGCTTTAGCAGTGCTTGACGGTAAAAAAATCGTTGACCGCGAATCATTAAATGAAGCTATAGAAATGCGCGATTACAGATCAAATCTTTACGAAGATGAATTCATGACCGAATACGACCGTGAAGTTATTAAAGTTGAAACATCCGGCAAGGGTGTCGGCCGTGCCAACGGGTTGTCTGTAACAATGTTCGGCGACTACGAATTCGGCCTGCCGCATCAGATTTCATGTACCGTCGGCGTTGGTCATGGCGGCATTATCGACCTTGAGCGTGAAGCACGCATGGGCGGTCCCATTCATACAAAAGGTATGATGATCATTAAAAGCTACCTTGTCGGGCTTTTTGCACAGGATAAGCCCATTGTTCTGACTGGAAGTCTTTGCTTTGAACAAAGCTACGCCGGAATCGAAGGCGACTCCGCATCCGGAGCAGAACTGGCGACACTGCTTTCGGCTCTTTCTGGAGTGCCCATTAAATTTAACTACGCATTCACCGGAGCTGTCAGTCAGACAGGTTCTATCATGGCTGTGGGCGGAGTTAACCGGAAAATCGAAGGATTCTATGAAGTCTGCCGCCGCCGAGGATTCAGTGGTGAACAAGGTGTTTTGATTCCGGCTGATAATGTAGTAAACCTCATGCTCAGACATGAAATTGTCGAAGCTGTAGAGCAGGGTAAATTTCATATTTATCCGGTAAAAACCATTGAAGAAGCTTTATCAA
- a CDS encoding AtpZ/AtpI family protein, whose protein sequence is MFAFKGNKEALDLLGNAATIGIHLVCSTFVGMAMGWYLDKWLGTKPWFLLIFLLFGIVAGFKNVYDEVQRILKKDQGIGPKNDDENKPKD, encoded by the coding sequence ATGTTCGCGTTCAAAGGAAATAAAGAAGCTCTGGATCTACTCGGCAATGCCGCGACAATCGGAATCCATCTTGTTTGTTCTACTTTTGTTGGGATGGCTATGGGGTGGTATCTTGATAAATGGTTGGGAACAAAGCCTTGGTTTCTTCTTATTTTCTTGTTATTTGGAATTGTTGCCGGCTTCAAGAATGTTTACGATGAAGTCCAGCGCATTCTAAAAAAGGATCAGGGGATAGGTCCTAAAAATGACGATGAAAATAAACCAAAAGATTGA
- a CDS encoding ATP synthase subunit I: MTMKINQKIETFLHRRGFTHPDVRSLVRNQLYLTAGAFLFAAVAFGFAHWALALAAGTALTTFNFWSLAKFGQHLAYMRRGAVVSLLVRFYGRMILSGLVIYGLIVWGQCSITALLIGLSSVVVNAIFWGVAGFRQKVKEA; encoded by the coding sequence ATGACGATGAAAATAAACCAAAAGATTGAAACATTTCTCCACAGGCGAGGCTTTACTCATCCGGACGTACGCAGTTTGGTACGCAACCAGTTGTATCTTACTGCCGGAGCATTTCTTTTTGCTGCTGTAGCCTTCGGGTTTGCCCATTGGGCATTGGCTTTAGCAGCCGGAACGGCTCTGACTACGTTCAATTTCTGGTCGCTGGCTAAATTTGGTCAGCATCTGGCGTATATGCGCAGGGGCGCGGTGGTGTCTTTGCTGGTTCGTTTCTACGGGCGGATGATTTTATCCGGACTGGTCATATATGGACTTATCGTCTGGGGGCAGTGTTCAATCACCGCTCTTTTGATCGGGCTCAGCTCCGTAGTAGTGAATGCAATATTTTGGGGCGTTGCCGGGTTTCGGCAAAAAGTGAAGGAGGCATAA
- the atpB gene encoding F0F1 ATP synthase subunit A, giving the protein MAAGLPHPLIFMTELNNALGTHIPIHVWYTWVAMLILFTIGFLVSRKLSLVPGGLQNLVEIIVGGLEDFVVSNIGESGRTVFPFMCTLFVYILVMNLLGLVPGCDAPTANVNTNAAMAVCTFLYYNYIGIKRHGFGYIKHFLGPVPLLAPLMFIIEIVSHISRPLSLTLRLFGNIRGEEIVLVLLFMLAPVVSTLPMYFLFMLAKVIQAFIFFMLTMIYLKGSLEHAH; this is encoded by the coding sequence ATGGCTGCAGGGTTACCACATCCATTAATATTTATGACAGAGCTGAACAATGCTTTGGGAACTCACATCCCGATCCATGTATGGTATACATGGGTAGCAATGCTCATTCTGTTCACTATCGGATTTCTAGTTTCCAGAAAACTTAGTCTAGTGCCGGGAGGTCTTCAAAATCTTGTCGAAATAATTGTCGGCGGGCTTGAAGATTTTGTCGTCTCGAACATCGGTGAAAGCGGACGTACAGTCTTCCCTTTCATGTGTACTTTGTTTGTTTACATCCTTGTGATGAACCTTTTAGGCCTTGTTCCAGGTTGTGATGCTCCTACTGCGAACGTCAACACCAATGCGGCAATGGCTGTTTGTACTTTCCTTTATTACAACTACATCGGTATCAAGCGTCATGGCTTCGGCTACATTAAACATTTTCTGGGGCCTGTTCCACTTCTCGCTCCATTGATGTTTATTATTGAAATAGTTTCGCACATTTCTCGTCCGCTTTCACTTACCCTACGTCTGTTCGGTAATATCCGCGGTGAAGAAATTGTTCTCGTACTATTGTTCATGCTTGCTCCTGTAGTTTCTACCTTGCCTATGTACTTCTTGTTCATGCTGGCGAAGGTAATCCAGGCATTCATCTTCTTCATGCTTACCATGATTTACTTGAAGGGCTCTCTGGAACACGCTCATTAG
- the atpE gene encoding ATP synthase F0 subunit C, with amino-acid sequence MRKALLIVLNTMALVLAAGAAFASGVAPEVASATATATAIGMAIAAAGCGIGQGLGLKAACEGTARNPEAGGKITVTLILGLAFVESLAIYALVVNLILLFANPLIG; translated from the coding sequence ATGCGTAAAGCTCTGCTTATCGTTCTGAACACAATGGCTCTCGTTCTTGCTGCCGGTGCAGCATTCGCTTCCGGTGTTGCTCCTGAAGTTGCTTCCGCTACTGCTACTGCTACTGCTATCGGTATGGCTATTGCTGCTGCCGGTTGTGGTATCGGTCAGGGTCTCGGACTTAAAGCTGCTTGTGAAGGAACTGCACGTAATCCAGAAGCTGGTGGTAAAATCACAGTTACTTTGATTCTTGGCCTCGCATTCGTAGAATCCTTGGCTATTTACGCACTTGTTGTTAACCTCATCCTTCTTTTCGCTAACCCACTCATCGGTTAG
- a CDS encoding redox-sensing transcriptional repressor Rex, whose amino-acid sequence MKTQNIPKATIKRLAVYIQVLTGLKRDGVEVVSSEKLARACSVNPSQIRKDLAYFGEFGVRGVGYYVHELIASIKHSLGVDRVWGCALVGVGNLGRALLRHKEFALRGFSIRAAFDCDPYKIGEIVSGLEVVCTRQLKSRVDELGLEIGIISTPPERAQRAANYLVEGGLKGIVNFAQARIQVPKEITVEYVDFTHHFYSVAFNVSSSD is encoded by the coding sequence GTGAAAACCCAGAATATCCCCAAAGCGACAATCAAGCGACTCGCAGTTTACATACAAGTTCTTACGGGGCTTAAGCGTGATGGCGTAGAAGTTGTTTCATCAGAGAAACTAGCCCGCGCCTGTTCAGTTAATCCTTCCCAGATTCGTAAAGATTTAGCTTATTTTGGCGAATTCGGCGTGCGCGGTGTCGGTTATTATGTGCACGAACTGATTGCTTCAATTAAACATTCTCTTGGTGTTGACCGAGTTTGGGGCTGCGCCCTTGTCGGAGTCGGTAACCTTGGACGTGCTTTGCTTCGTCATAAAGAGTTTGCCTTAAGAGGCTTTTCCATCAGGGCTGCATTTGATTGCGACCCTTATAAAATCGGTGAAATTGTCTCTGGACTTGAAGTTGTATGCACGCGTCAGCTGAAAAGCAGAGTAGACGAACTTGGACTTGAAATAGGAATTATTTCTACGCCTCCTGAAAGAGCCCAGAGAGCAGCCAATTACCTTGTTGAAGGCGGCCTCAAAGGGATTGTTAATTTTGCACAGGCAAGAATCCAAGTTCCTAAAGAAATCACAGTTGAATATGTAGATTTCACACATCATTTTTATTCAGTAGCATTTAATGTGAGCTCATCTGACTAG
- a CDS encoding sigma-54-dependent transcriptional regulator: MANVLIIDDDPHIGDLLLVLAKHLGHGGDKALTLKKGIALAREERFDIVFLDVVLPDGNGLDALPELQILKNSPEVVIITGKGDTKGAELAINSGAWDYISKPATAEQYLLHMQRVLQYRTEKQASHPKLGHHNIVGRSKAIMRCMEQAAKAAESHVSVSISGETGTGKELFAKAVHDNSTHRKGPFVAVDCASIPENLVESILFGHKRGAFTSAEESNQGLIAKADGGTLFLDEVGELPLALQKSFLRVLQEHTFRPVGDPKEIKSDFRLVTATNRDLEALVQTGRFRQDLMYRMQAFTIELPPLRQRKEDIPELSRYFLNKLSADSNTAPTPVSNEFLKALEAYSWPGNIRELFNILEQVFATNPEAGEFLPIHLPVRIRIAAAQHSVLPKTDHKPVLTVIQGHKTTKKQLNKEAEISPYKPPLNEDFPPLKEYRDQALDQAEKLYLESLFLHCNGNIKKAAQVSGLSNSRIYALLKKHDIKKTFFSN, from the coding sequence ATGGCCAATGTTCTAATAATCGACGATGACCCGCACATAGGTGACCTTTTGCTTGTACTTGCCAAGCACCTTGGTCACGGTGGAGATAAAGCTCTTACACTCAAGAAAGGTATCGCGCTAGCGCGCGAAGAACGTTTCGATATCGTATTTCTTGATGTCGTTCTTCCGGACGGTAACGGGCTTGACGCTCTGCCGGAACTGCAAATATTAAAAAACTCTCCAGAAGTAGTTATTATAACAGGCAAAGGAGACACCAAAGGAGCAGAGCTGGCTATCAACTCCGGTGCATGGGACTACATAAGCAAGCCAGCCACTGCGGAGCAGTACCTTCTGCATATGCAACGTGTGTTGCAATACAGGACTGAAAAACAAGCTTCTCATCCTAAGCTTGGGCATCATAATATTGTCGGACGCTCTAAAGCTATTATGCGGTGTATGGAACAGGCAGCCAAAGCCGCTGAAAGCCATGTAAGTGTTTCAATTTCAGGTGAGACCGGAACAGGAAAAGAACTTTTCGCAAAGGCCGTACACGATAACAGTACTCACCGAAAAGGACCTTTTGTCGCAGTCGATTGCGCGTCAATTCCTGAAAATCTTGTTGAAAGCATACTTTTTGGGCACAAGCGCGGGGCTTTCACCAGTGCGGAAGAGTCCAATCAGGGCTTGATTGCTAAAGCGGACGGAGGAACTCTCTTCCTTGATGAAGTCGGCGAACTTCCGCTGGCACTTCAAAAATCTTTCTTAAGGGTTCTTCAAGAGCACACATTTCGTCCAGTCGGCGACCCCAAAGAAATCAAGAGCGACTTCAGACTGGTTACAGCTACAAATCGCGACCTTGAAGCACTGGTTCAAACCGGAAGATTCCGGCAGGATCTTATGTATCGTATGCAGGCTTTTACAATTGAACTTCCGCCACTGCGACAGCGCAAAGAAGATATCCCTGAACTCAGCAGATATTTTTTAAACAAGCTCAGCGCAGATTCTAATACAGCACCGACTCCTGTTTCAAATGAGTTTCTTAAAGCGTTGGAGGCATACTCATGGCCCGGAAATATCCGAGAGCTTTTCAATATCCTTGAGCAGGTTTTCGCCACTAATCCGGAAGCAGGAGAATTTTTGCCGATTCACCTGCCTGTCCGTATAAGGATTGCGGCCGCCCAACACTCAGTCTTACCTAAAACAGACCACAAACCAGTTTTGACCGTCATTCAAGGGCATAAGACTACAAAAAAGCAATTAAACAAAGAAGCTGAAATATCACCATACAAGCCGCCTTTAAATGAAGATTTTCCCCCTCTGAAAGAATATAGAGACCAAGCCCTTGATCAGGCTGAAAAGCTCTATCTGGAAAGTCTTTTCCTTCACTGCAACGGCAATATCAAAAAAGCAGCTCAGGTGTCCGGGCTTTCAAATTCCAGAATATACGCTCTGCTAAAAAAACACGACATTAAGAAAACTTTTTTCAGCAATTAG
- a CDS encoding MarR family winged helix-turn-helix transcriptional regulator: MHENMSLGYLNTQITRLHRAIVEDKLSALGITYCQVGFVMTALNHPGWNQEQLSHFLVVDKGSTARSVAKLIKLKFLYREENPQNRREKLVYPTEKAEEIREDLHKALQSANQLMMSNLREPEKVVLLEMMKRMIDTGRNSLGMSSIWQNF; the protein is encoded by the coding sequence ATGCATGAAAATATGTCATTAGGATATTTAAATACGCAGATTACGCGCCTTCACAGGGCCATTGTTGAAGATAAATTAAGCGCACTAGGTATTACTTACTGTCAGGTTGGTTTTGTCATGACGGCTCTTAACCATCCGGGATGGAATCAAGAACAGTTGTCGCATTTTCTTGTTGTCGATAAGGGATCTACCGCAAGATCCGTTGCAAAACTTATTAAGCTTAAATTTCTATACAGAGAAGAGAACCCTCAAAACAGGCGTGAAAAATTAGTTTATCCAACTGAAAAAGCGGAAGAAATAAGAGAAGATCTTCATAAGGCTTTGCAGTCGGCAAATCAATTGATGATGTCTAACCTTAGAGAACCAGAGAAAGTAGTTTTGCTGGAAATGATGAAACGGATGATTGATACAGGCCGTAATTCGTTAGGAATGTCATCAATCTGGCAAAATTTTTAG
- a CDS encoding MFS transporter, producing MDDAKKRAVILAVSVTQFAIPFMFSAVGVALPVIGREFGASGLDLSLIESMYIGGVAAVLLPFGRFADMHGREPVFRLGVLLYAIFTLLLGFAHDINVLTLLRMGQGLSGALTIATNMALLTDSVPPRERGRAMGIAVAAVYVGLSIGPYLGGLIATELGWRWIFYLGTIPLGISYIVSRINLKGKFHSSTEKFDYAGSGLVIFSVAAFVFGGTSLNTGWPGIVSLSAGLLGFIVFIFMQSRTEYPLVDLAVFKERLDFSEAALVQFISYAGTFGIVFLFSLYLQSIKAMTPHEAGTVLVVQPLIQAVLSPLVGKWADIYYPRVIAMMGMVVCTVGSIMGALVGPETSLFYLYSMFVMLGIGFALFSAPNMIILMGSVPPSKFGFASAITGALRTIGMVSSMVIIAIFLSVYMADAPVSHETGVAYMKVMHGALITLSGFCVFGVLISLRSVYRRFCGSGRVAK from the coding sequence ATGGATGATGCAAAAAAAAGAGCGGTAATCTTAGCCGTTTCAGTAACTCAATTTGCTATACCGTTTATGTTTTCAGCGGTAGGGGTTGCTCTGCCTGTGATAGGGCGCGAATTCGGCGCAAGCGGTCTTGATCTAAGTTTAATTGAATCAATGTATATAGGCGGGGTTGCAGCTGTACTTCTTCCTTTTGGAAGGTTTGCAGATATGCACGGGCGCGAGCCTGTTTTCAGGCTTGGAGTACTGCTTTATGCCATATTCACTCTGCTATTGGGATTTGCGCATGATATCAATGTGCTGACTTTGCTTAGAATGGGGCAGGGTCTTTCAGGGGCACTGACAATTGCTACCAATATGGCTTTGTTAACCGATTCTGTCCCGCCTAGAGAGCGCGGCAGAGCAATGGGTATTGCCGTTGCTGCCGTTTATGTAGGGCTTTCCATAGGGCCGTATCTCGGCGGGCTTATAGCTACCGAGCTTGGATGGAGATGGATTTTTTACCTTGGAACAATTCCTCTAGGAATCAGTTACATAGTCAGCCGTATCAATTTGAAAGGTAAGTTTCATTCCTCAACTGAAAAATTTGATTATGCCGGTAGCGGGTTAGTCATATTTTCTGTAGCCGCGTTTGTTTTCGGCGGGACAAGCTTAAATACCGGATGGCCGGGGATTGTTTCATTATCAGCCGGTCTGCTCGGATTCATAGTTTTTATTTTTATGCAGAGCAGGACTGAATATCCTCTTGTGGATTTAGCTGTTTTTAAGGAAAGATTAGATTTTTCTGAAGCGGCTCTTGTGCAGTTTATAAGTTATGCCGGAACATTCGGGATTGTTTTTCTTTTCAGCTTATACTTGCAGAGTATTAAAGCAATGACCCCGCACGAGGCAGGAACGGTGCTTGTTGTACAGCCGCTTATTCAAGCAGTTTTGTCGCCCCTGGTGGGGAAATGGGCTGATATTTACTATCCGCGTGTAATTGCGATGATGGGGATGGTTGTCTGCACAGTCGGGTCAATCATGGGAGCTCTTGTCGGCCCTGAAACTTCGCTTTTCTACTTATATTCCATGTTTGTTATGCTTGGAATCGGTTTTGCACTTTTTTCTGCCCCTAATATGATAATACTTATGGGAAGTGTTCCACCTTCAAAATTTGGATTCGCTTCAGCCATCACAGGCGCATTAAGGACTATCGGTATGGTTTCGAGCATGGTGATAATCGCAATTTTCCTATCTGTGTATATGGCTGATGCACCTGTTTCGCATGAAACCGGCGTGGCATATATGAAGGTTATGCACGGTGCGCTGATTACGCTTTCCGGGTTTTGCGTGTTCGGAGTTTTAATCTCACTTCGCTCTGTTTACAGACGTTTTTGCGGCAGCGGCAGAGTTGCCAAATAA
- the rsmG gene encoding 16S rRNA (guanine(527)-N(7))-methyltransferase RsmG — MATSTISGVDILGAAIKAKRKLEDDTSLDQGFISSADQARVLAYYVNLLVKWNKSMNLVGPKSWDEIFHSLIIDSLHLADFLNDLELPENPVTLDLGAGAGLPGLPLRVVWQKGTYHLVESREKRSIFMRTALQMMKLPRTVVFQGRAETFPHENLPADLILSKAFMPWKELLPFVRPMLAETGRIVVLSNDCAPDSAEVNECGYELESTMEYKADKKTHYFWSLLPSS, encoded by the coding sequence ATGGCGACATCAACTATCAGCGGCGTGGATATATTAGGAGCTGCTATTAAGGCTAAAAGAAAGCTTGAAGACGATACCAGCCTTGACCAAGGGTTTATTTCTTCAGCAGATCAGGCGCGTGTTTTGGCCTATTATGTTAATTTGCTGGTGAAGTGGAATAAATCCATGAATCTGGTTGGGCCGAAGAGCTGGGATGAAATTTTTCATTCTCTCATAATCGACAGTTTACATCTGGCTGATTTTTTAAATGATCTGGAGCTTCCTGAAAATCCGGTGACACTTGATCTCGGCGCCGGCGCCGGACTTCCGGGGCTGCCGCTCAGAGTAGTTTGGCAGAAAGGAACTTATCATTTGGTGGAATCGCGTGAAAAGCGTTCAATCTTTATGCGTACAGCCCTGCAAATGATGAAACTTCCACGAACAGTGGTTTTTCAAGGCAGAGCTGAAACTTTTCCGCATGAAAATCTCCCTGCTGATCTCATCCTCAGTAAGGCTTTTATGCCATGGAAAGAACTTCTGCCGTTTGTAAGACCCATGCTGGCGGAAACAGGGCGGATTGTTGTCTTATCAAACGACTGCGCTCCGGATTCCGCTGAAGTCAATGAATGCGGCTATGAACTGGAATCCACAATGGAATATAAGGCTGATAAGAAAACTCATTATTTCTGGTCACTGTTGCCGTCAAGCTGA
- a CDS encoding 23S rRNA (pseudouridine(1915)-N(3))-methyltransferase RlmH codes for MGKLRFIWVGKLKEPFFNEACAHYAKKLGRFHKLDETILKDAPGKLPPEDKVLREGKSIVEKIRSSDMVICLDETGIEMTSVELSKHLQKWTEDPNLTPCFIIGGPFGLSDEVTKVARIKLSLSKMTLPHELARTMLLEQLYRAASILKGSPYHHV; via the coding sequence ATGGGTAAGTTAAGATTCATCTGGGTAGGCAAACTTAAAGAACCATTTTTCAATGAAGCCTGTGCTCATTATGCAAAAAAATTAGGCAGGTTTCACAAGCTTGATGAAACTATTCTGAAAGACGCACCGGGCAAACTTCCGCCGGAAGACAAAGTACTTCGCGAAGGTAAATCCATTGTAGAGAAAATCCGCTCTTCAGATATGGTCATCTGCCTTGATGAAACAGGTATAGAAATGACCTCGGTTGAGCTTTCAAAACATTTACAGAAATGGACCGAAGATCCGAATCTTACGCCGTGTTTTATAATAGGCGGCCCTTTCGGATTGTCTGATGAAGTTACAAAAGTAGCCAGAATAAAGCTTTCACTCAGTAAAATGACTCTGCCTCATGAATTGGCCCGCACTATGCTTCTTGAGCAGCTTTATCGCGCGGCATCTATTTTGAAGGGATCTCCTTACCATCACGTATAA
- a CDS encoding metallophosphoesterase family protein, whose product MAENILKWIALGDIHQSLSFVSIIPEIKKADGVIITGDITNHSPQGAVEKVWGVIHDQNPNILAQIGNMDRANVTDFLKSKEANLHLETRELAKGIKIMGVGYSIPTPFGTPSEVSDEQLGQWLEETYAKIGDYDQLILAVHDSPYNTKLDVISNGQHVGSRSVRNFIEKVQPDIVVSGHIHESSGEDIIGKSRIFNPGMASGGGYVLITLQDGKLEAALKGN is encoded by the coding sequence ATGGCTGAAAATATACTGAAATGGATAGCCCTCGGCGATATCCACCAAAGCCTCAGTTTTGTATCAATAATTCCTGAAATTAAGAAAGCCGATGGGGTCATTATCACCGGAGACATTACAAACCATTCCCCGCAAGGCGCAGTTGAAAAGGTCTGGGGAGTGATTCACGATCAAAATCCTAACATACTTGCTCAAATCGGAAATATGGACCGCGCAAATGTTACAGATTTTCTTAAAAGCAAAGAAGCTAATCTTCATTTGGAAACGCGCGAACTTGCCAAAGGTATCAAAATTATGGGAGTTGGATATTCTATTCCAACGCCGTTCGGAACTCCAAGCGAAGTAAGCGACGAACAGCTTGGACAATGGCTTGAAGAAACTTACGCAAAAATCGGTGATTACGATCAACTGATTTTAGCTGTGCATGACTCGCCATATAATACCAAGCTGGATGTAATTTCAAACGGTCAACACGTAGGCAGCCGTTCAGTTCGGAATTTTATTGAAAAAGTTCAGCCTGACATCGTAGTCAGCGGACACATCCACGAATCAAGCGGTGAAGATATCATAGGGAAATCACGTATTTTCAATCCGGGAATGGCGTCCGGTGGAGGGTATGTTCTGATAACACTGCAAGACGGAAAACTTGAAGCAGCTCTAAAAGGGAATTAA
- a CDS encoding 5-formyltetrahydrofolate cyclo-ligase, whose translation MIDLDKNEIRSSLLTQRGKLSKSEVESMSRKIVSSVQSHAEWKNAAEVLLYWPIKNEVDVTPLFRDALESGKKVYMPCCRRDEPGIMDFGVVRAEEDLLQGSFGIKEPCRSKCEFPDAISPDVMIIPGVGFDRKGYRIGFGGGYYDRFLAHPQKAGSLAVGVCYYFQLVDNIAVEEWDKPVQLICTDKDVIWPK comes from the coding sequence GTGATAGATTTGGATAAAAATGAAATAAGGTCCAGCCTGCTGACACAGAGAGGAAAGCTCTCTAAGTCGGAAGTTGAGTCTATGAGTCGTAAGATAGTTTCTTCAGTTCAGTCACATGCGGAATGGAAAAATGCGGCAGAAGTTCTGCTGTATTGGCCTATCAAAAATGAAGTGGACGTAACTCCGTTGTTTCGTGACGCGCTTGAGTCCGGTAAGAAAGTTTATATGCCCTGTTGCCGCAGAGATGAGCCGGGGATTATGGATTTCGGTGTCGTAAGGGCGGAAGAGGATCTTTTACAAGGATCATTCGGGATAAAGGAACCGTGTAGAAGTAAGTGTGAATTTCCTGATGCTATTTCTCCTGATGTGATGATAATTCCAGGTGTAGGTTTTGACCGTAAAGGGTATAGAATAGGATTCGGGGGCGGATATTATGATAGATTTCTTGCTCATCCGCAGAAAGCCGGATCTTTAGCTGTGGGAGTCTGTTATTATTTTCAGCTTGTTGATAATATTGCGGTTGAAGAATGGGACAAACCGGTGCAGTTAATATGCACAGATAAGGATGTTATATGGCCAAAATAG